From Acidobacteriota bacterium, one genomic window encodes:
- a CDS encoding tetratricopeptide repeat protein: MKRCPECRRDYYDDTLLYCLDDGNALLEGPASGHGVSDEPATAILHSTAAPGEAPTRAQIQMTDQTAVLPTGTDDVGTSRSFDKRLLFAPVALAVIVLGGFLGYRYFTASVSGQINSIAVLPFENRSGDADTDYLSDGLADSLIYRLSQLPNLKVSPTSSVMRYKGKETDVAKIAKELEVDAVMSGRLSQRGDDLSISVQLIDARTKKLIWAEQYDRKMADLLATQREIATAITQKLELKLSGNETGISKKYTDNNEAYQLYLRGRYSFAKRTKEDMLRAIEFFKQAVKLDPKFALAYARLSEVYGTMPAYPYLSPKEAFPEAKAAAEKALEIDPTLSEAHTFLAYVQVIYDWNWAEGERSFKRALELDPNNFSAHFRYGQIYLLSTGRIDEGISEIKQGLKAEPLDVNMGVTVAWADLIRGQNEEALVEARKIHDLEPNHLLSRWMLASVLTEMRRYDEAIAICEKWLQDEPNSQMAIRDAGFAYAKAGRRDKADEMIARYRELAKTEWVAAARIAAIYGALGEKDKAFAELEKALEERDWEMHRLSVELYMRPLRDDPRFKAMLKRVNLPE; the protein is encoded by the coding sequence ATGAAACGATGCCCTGAATGCAGACGGGATTATTACGACGATACGTTGCTCTACTGTCTCGACGATGGTAATGCTCTGCTCGAAGGCCCGGCGAGCGGCCATGGTGTGAGCGATGAACCGGCGACGGCGATCCTGCACTCGACGGCTGCTCCGGGCGAGGCTCCGACTCGTGCTCAGATACAGATGACAGACCAGACCGCGGTCTTGCCGACCGGCACGGACGATGTTGGAACGAGTAGGAGTTTTGATAAACGCCTGCTGTTCGCTCCAGTGGCTCTCGCGGTGATCGTCCTCGGCGGATTTCTTGGATATCGATATTTCACCGCTTCGGTCAGCGGTCAAATAAATTCGATCGCGGTGCTCCCCTTCGAAAACCGCAGCGGGGATGCCGATACCGATTATCTTTCGGACGGGCTGGCGGATTCGCTGATCTATCGTCTTTCGCAGCTGCCGAATCTGAAGGTCAGCCCAACGAGCTCGGTCATGCGGTACAAGGGGAAGGAAACGGATGTTGCGAAGATAGCCAAGGAACTCGAGGTCGACGCGGTGATGTCGGGGCGTTTGTCACAGCGCGGCGATGACCTGTCGATAAGTGTGCAGCTGATCGACGCTCGCACCAAAAAGCTGATCTGGGCCGAGCAGTATGACCGTAAAATGGCCGATCTGCTGGCGACGCAGCGTGAGATCGCGACGGCCATCACGCAAAAACTTGAACTAAAACTGTCAGGCAATGAAACGGGCATAAGCAAAAAATACACAGACAATAATGAGGCCTACCAGCTTTACTTGCGCGGACGTTACAGCTTTGCCAAGCGGACAAAGGAAGACATGCTCCGCGCTATCGAATTCTTCAAGCAGGCTGTCAAGCTCGACCCTAAATTTGCACTAGCATATGCTCGGCTCTCCGAAGTCTATGGCACGATGCCGGCCTATCCCTACCTTTCTCCAAAGGAGGCCTTTCCTGAAGCAAAAGCCGCGGCCGAAAAAGCATTGGAAATTGACCCGACGCTCTCCGAGGCACACACTTTTCTCGCTTATGTACAGGTGATCTATGACTGGAACTGGGCTGAAGGCGAACGCTCGTTCAAACGAGCACTCGAACTCGATCCGAACAATTTTTCGGCCCATTTTCGTTACGGACAGATATATCTGCTCTCGACGGGCAGAATTGACGAAGGGATCAGCGAGATCAAACAAGGACTCAAAGCAGAACCCTTGGATGTGAATATGGGGGTTACTGTCGCCTGGGCGGACCTTATACGAGGACAAAATGAGGAAGCTCTTGTGGAGGCGCGTAAAATTCACGATCTTGAGCCGAACCACCTACTTTCGCGATGGATGCTTGCATCGGTCCTCACCGAAATGCGCAGGTACGATGAAGCGATAGCTATATGTGAGAAATGGCTGCAAGATGAACCGAATAGCCAAATGGCCATTCGTGATGCGGGATTTGCCTATGCCAAAGCCGGACGCCGCGACAAAGCGGACGAAATGATCGCCCGGTATCGGGAACTCGCAAAAACCGAGTGGGTGGCGGCGGCCCGGATCGCTGCGATCTATGGTGCTTTGGGTGAGAAGGACAAAGCGTTCGCTGAGTTGGAAAAGGCACTCGAGGAACGCGATTGGGAAATGCATCGGCTCAGCGTCGAGTTATATATGCGGCCCCTGCGTGATGATCCGCGATTTAAGGCAATGCTCAAACGCGTAAATCTACCGGAATAG
- a CDS encoding tetratricopeptide repeat protein, with amino-acid sequence MKRCPECRRDYYDDTLSFCLNDGTELVYGLTPDEPATAILHSTAAPGEAPTRAQIQMTDQTAILPASMGDVAAKPRGFDKRLFFAPLVLAIVVLGGFFGYRYITPAKQIESIAVMPFVNESGNADVEYLSDGMTETLIKSLSGLPNMDVRPRAAVFRYKGKDADLQTIGKELNVQAILNGRVIQRGDLLTLSLELVDVQKNRVIWTEQYQRRQAEVVSLQSEIAKDVSAKLSPRLSGADEAKVSKQATADPAAYQAYLRGRYFWNKRTAEGMYKAIEQFQIAIDRDASYALAFTGLADSYSLLPNYIPTAPADSQSRAEGFARQAIAIDGQLAEPHATLGNVYYSKWRWADSETEFKRALELNPNYPTLYHWYSILLFALGRNDEGDAMITRAHELDPMSSIISQNLAQTYRRKNDHKATIELCQKIIDLDPNFPGGHFVIAWSYLKTGRNDEAIAEFQKSIELVGRNSNSFGELAVAYAVSGRTKEAQAMIKELEERYRNKQAEGKDLAIVYASLGDKDKAFEWLEKDLSSRTVSLPEIRWSPGWEPLRDDLRYKDIIKRMGLPE; translated from the coding sequence ATGAAACGTTGCCCTGAATGCAGACGCGATTATTACGACGACACGCTGAGTTTCTGTCTGAACGACGGGACTGAACTTGTCTATGGATTAACGCCCGATGAACCGGCGACCGCGATCCTGCACTCGACGGCGGCTCCGGGCGAGGCTCCGACGCGAGCACAGATACAAATGACCGACCAGACGGCGATCTTGCCCGCAAGCATGGGTGATGTTGCCGCGAAGCCTCGCGGGTTCGATAAACGTTTGTTTTTCGCTCCGCTCGTGCTCGCGATCGTCGTTCTCGGTGGATTTTTCGGATATCGATACATTACGCCTGCCAAGCAGATCGAGTCGATCGCCGTGATGCCGTTTGTTAATGAGAGCGGGAATGCGGATGTTGAATATTTGAGCGATGGAATGACCGAGACACTGATCAAGAGTCTGTCTGGTCTGCCAAACATGGATGTACGACCGCGGGCGGCAGTGTTTCGCTACAAAGGCAAGGACGCAGATCTCCAGACGATCGGCAAAGAACTGAATGTACAGGCGATTCTCAACGGCCGTGTGATCCAGCGCGGCGATCTTTTGACGTTGAGTCTGGAATTAGTTGATGTTCAGAAGAACCGGGTGATTTGGACCGAACAATACCAACGGCGGCAAGCCGAGGTCGTTTCGCTTCAAAGCGAGATCGCGAAAGATGTTTCTGCCAAGCTGTCGCCGCGGCTTTCCGGGGCTGACGAGGCCAAAGTATCTAAGCAGGCAACGGCTGATCCTGCAGCTTATCAGGCCTACCTCAGAGGCCGGTACTTCTGGAACAAACGAACCGCTGAAGGCATGTACAAGGCTATAGAACAGTTTCAGATCGCGATCGACCGTGACGCTAGTTATGCCCTGGCATTTACTGGCTTGGCAGACAGTTATTCACTTTTGCCCAACTACATACCAACCGCTCCGGCGGATTCGCAGTCACGTGCCGAAGGGTTTGCCAGGCAGGCTATCGCGATCGACGGGCAGTTGGCCGAACCGCACGCCACGCTCGGCAACGTCTATTACAGCAAATGGCGGTGGGCAGACTCAGAAACTGAATTCAAACGAGCTCTCGAACTCAATCCGAATTACCCGACGTTGTATCACTGGTATTCGATCCTCCTTTTTGCTTTGGGGAGAAATGACGAAGGGGACGCGATGATAACGCGCGCCCACGAGCTCGACCCGATGTCCAGCATCATTAGCCAGAACCTCGCTCAGACGTATCGAAGGAAAAATGATCACAAGGCCACTATTGAACTTTGCCAAAAGATCATAGATCTTGATCCGAATTTCCCGGGCGGCCACTTTGTTATCGCTTGGTCGTATCTGAAAACCGGACGCAATGATGAGGCGATCGCCGAATTCCAGAAGTCGATCGAGCTCGTCGGTCGGAATTCGAACTCTTTTGGGGAACTCGCCGTCGCGTATGCAGTCTCAGGCCGAACAAAAGAAGCCCAAGCGATGATCAAGGAGCTGGAGGAGCGATACAGGAATAAACAAGCGGAGGGGAAAGACCTCGCGATCGTCTACGCCAGTCTTGGAGACAAAGACAAGGCATTCGAATGGCTGGAAAAGGATTTATCGTCACGTACTGTTTCTTTGCCAGAGATCCGATGGTCTCCAGGTTGGGAGCCGCTCCGCGACGACCTTCGATACAAGGACATTATCAAACGGATGGGTCTGCCGGAATAG